The genomic region CAGTCAGGCCTTaacagtggcgtgtctagaaaattttgttagggggccaggtaggggcacagatttggagaagggtgccagatgtaattggcagataatgtttaaaaaaaattctaccaaccgttaaccataattcaataaccctataaacctaataagcgaatgcgcttttaactcttattagaatgagattttaaccactacggtgcaaagtttttagatactgcgttgataaagtacaagagacacaatcagtcagtgtttattcagcagtcaaggacatcaatatttgcatagtatttttactgacatgtagtgcacatatgttttgggtaaaaacattttttaatattaaaatacgaacattttaacatacaattggcaaattagccaatgcaaaACCAATGCctattaaaaaagaagataatcttctcacaaactggtgtttgattttgaaacaggaaaaaagtgtggaaacaactgaaaagactaacatttgaataacacctgaaagcaagtaaatactttctatgctgccttatggtaaactttggtaatattgatgtataaagaacaacactggctgatgatgaaatacagtcagctggcatggtgacactgccagtattaacctgcagggctggactgggacaaaaaattgggcattttcactacagaccagcccaccaggtattaaagccataaagcctttgaatgaaaacaaacgctgttgtgacagtgatgtacactgtctttttggtatatgtatgatttctatacattttacgtcagataaaaaatTTGTTcgcaagattcagataattatttaataaaagctaaatatttgaaatgagaataagaaagaaaagtatttccttgtgaccccctctccctgttaatgccctacctggccccctggcaacactttgctagatccgcccctgcacagttaccagctgtcagctacttagaaaaaggatgctggtgttatttgtctctcagaaacagttcataacttcccttcaactcattcctgtcacctaaaaggtaaacctgtttctccatcactgttcagctctgatgattcagtaaggacatctcctggtttcatcttcatgtttccctctcaccacatatccaaaccgatatcatgaccagcagcttttttacagctgtggctccagcaaacatcagctgatactagaaattaatcttaaataaattctaacaacagctgattaaacgtgctgctgttgtttagcgcgacatccgctggtttcctgtttctggcgcaaagtgggagataaataaacaagagagacgatcagctgatcattgatcagtttcatgattaaagtagTAACAgacgagggagggagggagggggggggataagagaagaggcagctgtgcagcgtaaagacaggaTAACTtcagctttttgtcttttcccattctagctaaagtacgggacaaactgtgtctcttctcagctcaatacgagacccgtaatattttctctgaatgagggaccattccactttttaaggagccgttggcaactctactaactaaccttatgaataaaataaagttcactatcagtaacatcatagcaaccgaacagctgtatagaaactccgtcatgctagctagtacacagtacgagttattgtaactgactgtaaaaagtcagcacaacgaaaataaactccacctaaacttggtttatatctgacccagatagactgcaggtcataacttcttacctcaagttcagttcacctgatactcgaaccggcggccgcctcgggtctctgctcctcctgcctccccttccctcatccacctgttgcctctgtggaagccccgccatagccaccaccaaacaactgagttatttttacacatcggccagcatctggccaatccaccacctctcattgttcatgccgttacaaaaaaaataaataagtcatcAGCCCACTGTGCAAATGTCCGATGgctagtccagctatgttaacttgTTAATCTTTCGCTGAAAAAACGTTTTCTGTGGTGCCGTCTTTCGtacttggctctcctacctttgctaacatgATGCTCATAGTGCAGAAGCcggtgctgcattcacttaccctCAGACATCTGAGCTTCACTGTGAAGCcataatcgtacatttgatatttcattaaattttattgttttagcttcggggtggcacctggggtggccagtctggttgggggggtggcctcTGCCCCCCAAGGCCActccgctggacacgccactgtAAACGAGTAACGTATGAAGCACTGATCCCtatataaagtgcattacagtaatccagccgAGTGCTAACAAAGGCGTGGATAACTGTCTCAAAGTGCTGCTGTGaaataaatgtctttattttatcagctgcctgagctgaaagaagcttGATTTTACCACTGCCTTAATCTGGCTGACAAGCTTCAGGTCAGAGTTCACTTTGACCTCCAGGTTTGTCACAGCTGGTTTAACGTACTGTGTCAAGGTATCTAAATACACATTGGGGGTCTCAGTAGGGCTGCCAAGAGATTTGAACCCTGGTGGAGGAGACCTTCTCaataaaaaagtgtttaaaaaaacgttTACAGGCTGCAGTCAGTATGTGGTGCACTAAGAACAGAGTTAatggttttaaataaaacatgcaggTTGCGACAGTTTGATGAAATAATGTCAGATAAGTGTTGTTTTTTGGtatcttttacagttttttgatATTGATGCCAACAGTCCTTTAGCATCTGGAATGACACTTATAGCTTGTTTCCATTCATGCTCAGCTCAACAGCACTTGCGTCTGACAGCCTTCAGCCAGGGGTCAGATTTAGTTTTAGGCTGCCTGGTTCTTAACGGAGCCACAGTGTCCAAAGCAATCTGGTAGGTGGAATAAAACCATGAGCTCAGTTCCTCAGTCTGGCTGCACAAAAGCTCCGGGATTTTACAGTTCTggttaaaaactgttaaaaactgCTCAGCAGTGGGGTCAAAAATACGACAGCGGCGAGCAGCAGCGCGGTTTAACTGAGGTACGGGCAAGAGGAACTTGAAGCATCACAGGACTGTGGtcagaaaacacagcatcacaaaTCTCTacgttaaaaacagaaacaaacagaagaaccATGAGATAAAACAAGATCAAGTGTGTGTCCATGTTCATGTATGGGACTGACTGAATAGCACAAAGTTAGAATGCTTAGTCCGTTTTTTAGGCtatttcacaatatgaaaataaataacttattAAAACAGATCATATACACATTCAATAACTAAgtgaaaatgattgtttttgtttttttatttgctaaTAAAAGTGTCAGTGCAGTCAACCATCGTTTTTGTCCTCGTGCATTAGTTTTGATTTAGTTATCAAGTAAAATTTAATAGtaattttttactttgatttttgggATGTaggatgatcattttcatttctgtctaACGCTGTGACATCTTCTTGTTCCAGCATGATTTCTTTCTCATTGACATTTGATGGGTTTTCAAGGTGTTCCATTAACATTACatcttatttattataattttatatGTGCGTGACTTGGAGCATGAACCAGAAATATGCAAGCCTCGTGGAGGTTTTTTGTCTCTAAATGATCGAAATTAAAAATCTCGGTATCATCGGGACCTCATCCATCTAGTCGAGGAGCTGACCGCGGTCTAGACCACACTAAGCAGCAGCAGTGTACTCCTAGTATGTACAGTGCATCACTATGAGACATAAATGCACACTTAGTGTGATGTATTCTTAACAACTTTGAATGATGGGGTATGAAGTGAGAGGCATTTAATGAACTGGAAGTGCTTCTCTGAGCCCTCACACACCCAAGACAGATTAGGAAGAGAGGGGAACCACCTTGCTGCATGAGTAGCTACGCGGTCAGGTTGACTTCCACATGGTTTGCTGGGGACGCTGCCATGTAGCCAGCCTGGCCTCAAATCCAAGACCCTGAAATGAGGAGAAACTCCAAGGTGTGAAATTGCATGTGTAAAAAATTGTAGGTTTAAGATAGCTTTTAAAAGTCCTGTGATAAACACCTGGATGAGCTTGATAATATCCCGAGGTCCGAGCACCTCTGGGTCAAACTCAACCTGAGCTTTGTTGGTTGCCAGTGCGACCGAAGCCATGAGGATCCCTCTGGTTAAGTTGAGCTTGGACTCGATGTTGTGGACACATGATGCGCACGTCATGCCTGTTATCTGCATGTGAAATACATGTGATGTGGAATTTGCACAAAATTCTGCATTATATGGTGTCCCGCAGACTTACAGTGAGGTCCAGCTTTCCATGTGCTACTGCATTATCCTCAATCACTTTGGCACCAAAGCCCAAGTCTTTGATGAGCTCAGTCACTGCAGTAGCATCCAGGACATGTGAATCATACTTCACCTCTGCCTTACCGGCCATTAGCGACACCAACACTGAGAAGATTCCTGGTTAACAAACACAGTACACTTTATCAACAATCTTCATCTCAGTTCAAATGCCTCATCCCTGGAAGTCGCTCAcctctgtgtttgagcaggttCCTCTCGATGTTGGACACACAGGAGGCACAGGTCATCCCCGTAACGCAGATGAAGCATTTCTGTGCTTTTATCTCAGGCGAACTTGCAGATGGTACCTGTGAACCCGTCCCATTGCTGACTACAGGCCTGTTTGTCGACATGTCAGAAAGTCCAAAGCTTACAGGCTGGGACTTTTCATGACTCTGAACACTCTTTATAGGTTctgaaaggacaaaaaaatatGGAGGCGCCATATAAGTTTGTAGCTCTACAGATTTATGAGGCTCAACTTAGAATCTTCAATCACCATAGTCCAActagaaattttaaaaactcatcCTATTCTCTTCCTGAAGGGAGGGAGGATATAAtctctttcattcattttttttgtctgtttgttagcagtGTGGCAACCAGAGTTTTCGAATTTTGTGTGATGGTAGATAGCAATAACCAATAGATACCAATAACAGCTCAAGGTGATTAAATTTTCAAGAAAATCGGTCAAAGTCAAGGTCATACCAGATGTGAAAGTTAGTAAAATCTTTATATCACCCATAATTTTTCAGATTTCACAGCAATATACTAGGCCCTGTGGGACATGAGTACCTAGGTTGGCTAAGTATTTAACATTGACATTTATTGTTTAAGGTCAAAGTTGACCTTGGAAAAAACACTTCAAGGAATAATATCAAGTAATATATCCTGTGAAAAGGCCTGGAGAGGCATCACAGTGACGCCATAAAGTTTTGCAAAATCACGCATGCATGAATATATcttaaaatgtcaaactttcACAACTTATAGAAGACAAGGGTAAAGATATAAAACTTTAGTATGTAATGCTTCAAGGTCAACGGTCAGGTTCACACAAATTAGGAAAAAGCCTTATTTTCCATGGGTCATCTCCAAACTTTAAAGCAATAGGAACATAAGTTACTTGTTTGCTTGAACTCTTTAAAACATTGTATGCCTtcacagtgaaacaaatggattaATGGATTGGATAACATGGTAGGAACTAACAACTCGGTCGTCAGAGAACATCTGCAGGTGGCATGATTCCCTGTTGTACTGGAAATATAAGGcgcacaaagtaaacaggaatGATTTTTGATTGTTTAATTCTCATATAGCTTCAAAGCACAGAATTGGAAACGAGCATGAATGGCATTTCTAAAGCAAgctggatttattttattttttttactttaagtcCGCAATCTTCTCCCACACCTTCTGCTAAACAGATAatgcagaagagaaaataaCCAAGCATTTGCTTAGTTTGAGAAATTTGGATAGACTTTTTTACAGCTCACTGGCATATGATATACAACCACATGATATATAACTTCTATCCCAATAAGAGGCCAATAGAGGCCAATAAAACCTGACACTGAGAGCTGAGCAAGataaagagaaattaaagaaTTTGTTCATAATCTGCCTGCATTAATCCCTCATCTTGGCAGGCTGTTTCTGCAATTAAAGCCCTGGTAAGGATCAGAGTTTCACTGAGGAGTACAGTTGTCTGGTTCCCAGAGTAACCGTTGAGTTTCTGGTTTACTCTAAACAACATACCTCTTCTAAGAAACCCTTTAGATAGCATGTACACGATTTTACGGTTAATGGCAGACATTTCCTAAATGAAAGCAAACCCCTCCAAGGACATCAAACAATGAGTGCTTTTATACCTCGGGTGTAAAAACTAGTTCAAAGATACTTGAGTTCCCAACTCACTCCTTGCCTGACAGAAATACCAGATGAAGAGATGAGGTGCCACTGAGGCATGAGagttgtttttcatgttcatcCCATTGGTCTGTGTAtgcctttaataataataataataataataataataataataattattattattattattattattattattattattattattatattgcaTAAAATGTAGACTTTTACTTTTTACCTCTTGTTTCTGTCTTGCCCTGACACCTGAGATCAGCCAATACAGCAGTGGGccataacaaattaaaaattggTCAGATGATCCAGCTGTGCTACTGTTCTTGCATCTCTGGTGAGAGGCACTGAGACCAGATGAGAGGATTTGGGGAAATGATGTACAAACTCAGAAATGGAAAGATAGGGATAGGGAAAAAATGCACCAACCTGTGCCAAATTCTacccaaaataaattaaaatgcacaACTTCTTGTCCAAGCCTGATCAGCTGGAGTCAAGCTAACACCTGCTACCATGTGAACTAATGGGTAAGGTATCTAGTTCCTGAGTGTTTGTGTCCCTTTATGTTGGAGAAGTTTTGGGATCTTTAGGTTGTGATCTGGACCAAGTGCTGCGGAGCTCAAGTAAgatgttaaagaaaaacaggatggcaaaaacaaatgctaactgttccctggatgttcagtcaGTTGTCACCCTCACTATTTATTAAGATTTgacacactgaaaaagaaaactgaaataatcctaaaataatatattttttaaaagcttcattaagcaaacatttatttttgttacctACCTTTAAGTGAGGCGTCAAAGCCCATGTCCTCAATAGCTGCCCTGAGCTGCTCTGGCTCTGTTAAATAGGGATCAAAGGTTATTGTTCCCTTTTCCGCCTCCAGGGACACCGCTATGAACCGCACTCCAGTCATCTGAGAGATCCTCTCTTCTATTGTCTGCACACAAGAGCTGCAAGTCATCCCTCCAATCAAAATGGTTACAGTCTGGGTGGAGGCATCCACCTCCTTTTTCTGCCAGAAACTTAAATCTTCTACTGATGGGTCCTCAGATAACAAAGCAGTATCAAAGCCCATGTCCTCAATTTTGTCTCTCAGCTCTTCATGTGTGACTAGAAGAGGCTGAAAAACAATCAGCGCTGCTTTGTCCTGAAGAGACACCTGAATATGTGAAACCCCCTGCAGCTCCCCGATCTGTCCCTGAATGGACTGCACACAGGACTGGCAGTGCATACCATCCACCCTGATCTGCACCACAGACTCCACGCTGTATCCCAAGGTCTGTAGTTCCAGGGCGATCTCTTTGGTTGGAATAACTGAAGCATCATAGTCCACCTTGGCCAAACTGTTGGGTACAGACCATGTgacagtagagctgggcgatagaacgataacgatatgtatcgcgatataacttttactcgatagagaaattaagctatcgcgatagacctcgccgctcttgtcctcttaaaaaaaaaaaaaaaaaaaaaaaaaaaaaaaggtcagccgatccaaattcagcgcagagccgaaccaatcacagccgcagcgtcacgtcgcgtgacttgctacgtacagcacaagtgccaagtcgcacgtgtgtttgtttgggaagcagccagcgggtaatggagccagcgcataatggaggaaaatcaaccgagcgtgaccgaagagaaaacagatgatggttccaatgccggagagattgtcgaacggaagagccaaagaagttccgtagtgtgaaggtatttcggctatttcaagtctgacaaaaaacagagtagcgtgcactgtaaattgtgctgaaagcaagtctggaaatacaataaactggtgcatgcgtcacactgtgcgccgcgttattgtttcggtgaaatgaatttctacaatactgttaattctactctctgcagtgtttaaatgcttacatatacacacagttactgtccgtccacacatacgactcggttctgcttctatgccgcagctttgtttactttttcccaccgaggcttctagacttctgattggccaacatttctgcacggttaggaatctagcgccacctgctgctttggcatgttcatagcagcattttccttcatttctgcctttatgtgtggacgggattattttttaaaacgaaaacagaaaatctccgttttcaaaaatacccgtgtacgtgtggacgtagcctcagtctctgactggaagcgctaattcgtcattcggcttttgtcagactaaagtaactgttaaaactgtttgaaaagctaagctatacaacaaggagagattgagaatttccttttagttctcagtttatttgatattgacaaaagttagtcagttttgtctgttcttctgtaaaacaaactaagatttatttttagaattaatattttgtttctaagtggaattgacaatttagtctgtttcgtttgttctattttgaaacttaaacgctttagcggctgccttttgtgtagtttgcaatatttgcctttatttatctgaaaaagtctcatgttccttaagtacatctaccctgttgaacttattatgggaaataaatatttaaaaacaagctgctgattatttcacattttacttgtgagcaacggcacatttaaatcttacaaatatagttatttggcttatatcgtgatagatatcgttatcgcctgaaatgaaaaaaacatatcgtgatatgaaaaaatctcatatcgcccagctctatgtgACAGCAATTATTCCATTCAGGCTGCAGATTCTGGTTTGGATGATGTGGACCTCATGCTCAGAGGTGATCCGCTGAAGTTTAAAAGATGCTCTTGAGGCAGCTTTAGGTGGAGGGCAGAGCTCAGTTTGGCTCCCATACTCGTAGGCCAGGTTTTCAAAGCCTTGTTTCTCAATGTCATGGTCATTCTCCTGGAAGGACAACAGAAGAGCATATcaattcagcattttttttatttttggaaatgtagggaaaataattattacaatttatcttaaaattacaatatCTTAGGTCATATTTTAAGAATAAAGGCCGTCTTTACAGAATGCTATTATTAAGATATGTAGTAAGACAGAAGGATAAGATCCAGAAACCATAGTGTAAGGTAATTCTATCAGGCTTCTGCTATTTGACGTCTGTGAGCATCAGAACTGGAACATCACAGCAACTCTGACCTAAATTATTCAGATGACACAAAGCTCTACATATAAGCGTCACCACACATTTAAAAGCCCCTAAAAAGTGCTTTGCACATatcagttatatatatatatatatatatatatatatatatatatatatatattagggggtgcaacgatacacaaaagtcacggttcggttcggttcgatactttggtgtcacggttcgatattttttcgatacaaaaaaatgttcatgcatttttaatttgtcatttattaaaattataaatatatattttaactcaaaagtacagtttttaaatttaaccctaacccttgtgcgtgttttttattttgacagcgaatgcgcacctgcggaccacttatgtgcagccctggttatttagctcgtcatattgcagccacagaaattattttgtccatgaaaccataaagctgcactttctttttgccttatagtctgatttgtcataacttctccgttttgtggtaagcttttctttggctgtcacttcttcaccctgacctgtcttgtttggctcagcagaactgaaatgcttttacacgctcactcacataagctcagcgattctctgcgcgatcaacctctcacatgtttaagcttgctgcgggagatttcacttgtcatgtttgcatagtaagctaacgattaataagacgatgtcagaggaattggtgcacaaattatcatcactcacagatcagtgctgtcgctctctatacacagttcgcacgattgcaaagtgaaagcaaaaaaacaagcgcaaattcaaacgcgatttcaatatgtcacatattgacagtggctcaccgatgccaatgacataattacccagctacatttctgaaagaatgcaaaagcattgacatatatttttccttcctacaatagcccgatgggcagggaagagaaagattttggtagcccgactgaaaaaatcgctagccccaggatgtcaggctagcgatattgcaagccctgtatctgattgaggaatcactcatctttggaaaagagagtttattacagagaaatgtctctttccaaaataaaagctatactatccgcttc from Astatotilapia calliptera chromosome 23, fAstCal1.2, whole genome shotgun sequence harbors:
- the LOC113015998 gene encoding copper-transporting ATPase 2-like; protein product: MTLKENDHDIEKQGFENLAYEYGSQTELCPPPKAASRASFKLQRITSEHEVHIIQTRICSLNGIIAVTWSVPNSLAKVDYDASVIPTKEIALELQTLGYSVESVVQIRVDGMHCQSCVQSIQGQIGELQGVSHIQVSLQDKAALIVFQPLLVTHEELRDKIEDMGFDTALLSEDPSVEDLSFWQKKEVDASTQTVTILIGGMTCSSCVQTIEERISQMTGVRFIAVSLEAEKGTITFDPYLTEPEQLRAAIEDMGFDASLKEPIKSVQSHEKSQPVSFGLSDMSTNRPVVSNGTGSQVPSASSPEIKAQKCFICVTGMTCASCVSNIERNLLKHRGIFSVLVSLMAGKAEVKYDSHVLDATAVTELIKDLGFGAKVIEDNAVAHGKLDLTITGMTCASCVHNIESKLNLTRGILMASVALATNKAQVEFDPEVLGPRDIIKLIQGLGFEARLATWQRPQQTMWKST